The Terriglobus tenax genome contains a region encoding:
- a CDS encoding CvpA family protein, which produces MDYAIVALLAWSVIAAFLRGLVRSLFSLIGIALGIVLAGVYYQRAAAMLSKWIAAKPAAETAGFLLIAFAVMLAATLLGWAVRKGCEAVGLGLADRMGGACFGFLRGCLAVTAIVMSVAAFLPESTLFRQSHLAPYFLTASHGVSFIVPGDFQQRVVNGASQLRDEASTLSRRR; this is translated from the coding sequence GTGGACTACGCCATTGTCGCGCTGCTTGCATGGTCGGTAATCGCCGCCTTCCTGCGCGGTCTTGTGCGTTCCCTGTTTTCTCTTATCGGCATCGCGCTGGGCATTGTTCTGGCCGGTGTGTACTACCAACGTGCCGCCGCCATGCTTTCCAAATGGATAGCGGCCAAACCAGCGGCTGAAACCGCGGGCTTTCTGTTGATTGCCTTTGCCGTCATGCTTGCGGCTACCCTGCTTGGCTGGGCGGTCCGCAAGGGTTGCGAGGCCGTTGGGCTGGGCCTTGCCGACCGCATGGGTGGGGCGTGTTTCGGATTTTTGCGGGGATGTCTGGCAGTTACGGCAATTGTGATGTCGGTTGCGGCATTTTTGCCGGAATCAACCCTGTTTCGCCAGTCGCACCTAGCTCCCTATTTCCTAACGGCATCGCATGGGGTATCCTTCATCGTGCCTGGTGATTTTCAGCAGCGCGTAGTCAACGGTGCCTCGCAACTCAGGGATGAAGCGTCAACGCTCTCCCGGCGCCGGTAA
- a CDS encoding phosphoribosylaminoimidazolesuccinocarboxamide synthase — MNQALLQTDLPLPLTARGKVRDILAVNDHELLFVATDRISAFDHVLGSGIPDKGKVLTQLSLFWFDHLKQLVPNHLITADVAQYPAPLPQHADQLAGRSMLVKRAEMFPVECVVRGYISGSGWKDYQKTGMICGIPLPKGLRESDRLPEPIFTPAAKNNVGHDENISFEEVINTVGRETAVKLRDLTLAIYARASAHAESKGLILADTKFEFGVIDGAITLADEVLTPDSSRYWPADLYSPGGAQPSFDKQYVRDYLESIHWNKQAPAPSLPEDVISNTRAKYLEAYQRITGLALEV, encoded by the coding sequence ATGAATCAGGCTTTACTTCAAACCGATCTTCCTTTGCCGCTGACAGCGCGTGGCAAAGTACGCGACATTCTCGCCGTCAACGACCACGAACTGCTGTTTGTGGCGACCGACCGCATCTCGGCTTTTGATCATGTACTCGGCTCAGGCATCCCGGACAAGGGCAAGGTGCTGACGCAGCTTTCGCTGTTCTGGTTTGACCATCTGAAGCAGCTCGTCCCGAACCACCTGATTACCGCGGATGTGGCCCAGTACCCTGCGCCGCTGCCGCAGCACGCGGATCAGCTTGCCGGCCGCTCCATGCTGGTCAAGCGCGCCGAAATGTTCCCGGTGGAATGCGTGGTACGCGGCTACATCTCCGGCTCCGGCTGGAAGGATTACCAGAAAACCGGCATGATCTGCGGCATTCCGCTGCCCAAGGGACTGCGTGAGTCCGACCGCCTGCCGGAGCCGATCTTCACCCCCGCAGCCAAGAACAACGTGGGCCACGACGAGAACATTTCTTTCGAGGAAGTGATCAACACCGTTGGCCGGGAAACCGCCGTGAAGCTGCGCGACCTGACCCTGGCTATCTATGCCAGGGCTTCGGCTCACGCCGAGTCCAAGGGATTGATCCTGGCTGACACCAAGTTCGAGTTTGGTGTGATCGATGGTGCCATCACCCTGGCCGACGAGGTGCTGACGCCCGACTCCTCCCGTTACTGGCCGGCCGATCTGTACTCCCCCGGCGGAGCGCAGCCGTCGTTCGACAAGCAGTATGTGCGCGACTACCTGGAGTCGATCCACTGGAACAAGCAGGCACCAGCGCCGTCGCTGCCGGAGGATGTAATCTCCAATACCCGGGCCAAATATCTTGAGGCCTACCAGCGCATTACCGGCCTGGCCCTGGAAGTGTAG
- a CDS encoding glycoside hydrolase family 130 protein, translating into MSQVASHIALPPDVPASLKPAAEEPLFTRYENNPILSRENWPYPINSVFNAGAVRLLDGDTLLLCRVEDRRGLSHLCAARSTNGVDGWRIDAEPTLMANPRENPEEIWGIEDPRITYVPELEKYAVAFTSFARGGPGVSLALTTDFRSFERLGVIMPPEDKDAALLPRKVGGLWALIHRPMTSFGAHMWISYSPDLRHWGSHKIMLEARRGGWWDANKIGLCSPPIETDKGWLVLYHGVRTTASGSIYRLGLALFDLEKPDICLQRGDSWMFGPEAPYERGGDVKDVVFPCGQTIDHDGDTIRLYYGAGDSCVALATGSIRRLLKWLEINS; encoded by the coding sequence TTGAGCCAAGTTGCTTCGCACATTGCGTTGCCGCCTGATGTTCCCGCTTCATTGAAGCCGGCGGCGGAAGAACCGCTATTCACTCGCTACGAGAATAACCCCATCCTGAGCCGTGAAAACTGGCCGTATCCTATCAACAGCGTTTTCAACGCAGGTGCCGTAAGGCTGCTGGATGGGGACACATTGTTGCTCTGCCGCGTTGAAGACAGGCGGGGTCTATCGCACCTGTGCGCTGCTCGCTCCACGAATGGAGTGGATGGCTGGCGTATCGATGCGGAGCCCACCCTGATGGCCAATCCGCGTGAGAATCCAGAGGAGATATGGGGGATTGAAGACCCAAGAATTACCTATGTCCCGGAACTCGAGAAGTATGCCGTTGCCTTCACCTCTTTTGCACGTGGAGGCCCTGGAGTCTCTCTCGCGCTGACGACTGATTTTCGCAGCTTTGAACGTCTGGGAGTCATCATGCCTCCGGAAGATAAAGATGCTGCGCTGTTGCCAAGGAAGGTCGGGGGGTTGTGGGCCCTCATCCATCGTCCGATGACGAGCTTTGGAGCTCACATGTGGATCTCTTATTCGCCGGATCTGCGGCATTGGGGCAGCCACAAGATCATGTTGGAGGCGCGACGCGGAGGCTGGTGGGACGCCAACAAAATAGGTCTATGCTCACCGCCTATCGAAACGGACAAAGGATGGCTTGTGCTCTACCACGGGGTGCGGACGACGGCGTCAGGCAGCATCTATCGCCTGGGGCTTGCTCTGTTTGATCTTGAAAAGCCTGACATATGCCTGCAACGGGGAGATTCCTGGATGTTTGGCCCGGAAGCTCCCTACGAACGAGGCGGCGATGTGAAAGATGTTGTCTTTCCATGCGGTCAAACCATAGATCACGATGGCGACACGATCAGACTCTACTATGGTGCGGGTGACTCCTGTGTTGCTTTAGCGACAGGCAGTATCCGTCGTCTTCTAAAGTGGCTGGAAATAAACTCCTGA
- a CDS encoding Crp/Fnr family transcriptional regulator: MALRHVDLPRGRNLAVIGHRIENLYFLEEGIASMTTSFENGSQVEVSMFGYESVIGVSALMGAKQSLNRVFMQLGGSGYACIVTDAWREFQRNSHFQTLTLRFVQAQLTLSMQNAACNSTHTYEQRLARWLLICSERAQRETLELAQEFVAEMLGSTRSTVSIAAAHLKEKGLIEYSRGTLRILNKAGLEAESCECYRVVRNHLKNLTEFDTDFIT; the protein is encoded by the coding sequence TTGGCACTTCGCCACGTTGATCTTCCTCGTGGACGCAACCTCGCCGTTATCGGCCACCGCATTGAGAATCTGTACTTCCTCGAAGAAGGTATCGCTTCCATGACGACCAGTTTTGAAAACGGCTCCCAGGTAGAGGTGAGCATGTTCGGGTATGAGTCGGTCATTGGTGTGTCAGCGCTAATGGGTGCAAAGCAGAGTCTCAACCGCGTGTTCATGCAACTCGGCGGCTCTGGATACGCCTGCATCGTCACAGATGCATGGAGAGAATTCCAACGAAACAGCCACTTTCAAACCCTGACGCTGCGATTTGTACAGGCGCAACTTACCCTCTCCATGCAGAATGCCGCCTGCAACTCGACACATACGTATGAACAGCGTCTGGCCCGCTGGCTGCTCATATGCTCCGAGCGTGCACAGCGCGAAACGCTCGAACTGGCCCAGGAGTTTGTAGCAGAAATGTTGGGAAGCACCCGTTCTACCGTGTCGATCGCGGCTGCCCATCTCAAGGAAAAAGGCCTCATCGAATACAGCCGCGGTACGCTTCGTATTCTCAACAAGGCTGGACTCGAAGCGGAGTCTTGCGAATGCTACCGTGTCGTTCGAAACCACCTTAAAAACCTCACTGAATTCGACACCGACTTCATCACGTAG
- a CDS encoding YihY/virulence factor BrkB family protein: MLFDTQPEPKVPSAPQYVWELVNRSPLRSLWNLEGISLRVVLRRTTKSFLKDDLLGRSAQLAYYFLFALFPALIAASSVLGIAAKSATGFYLDILQYVAKVLPPEAFSLVLETFNQTAAHSTKGKITIGLLAALWTASVGVSALQDALNSVYNIQESRSYLQARLSAVVLTVVISIILTFALSSLFGGDLLGNWLTATLGWPHLLGWIARVLGYSVGGLFLALTIALLYYFAPNFKVRTWRWLTPGGALGISCWLLASIALRTYLHFFNTYSLTYGSLGAVIILLIWFYLTALTILLGAEFNSELEAAIAERRYTTGSYHSGQSRHLTP; encoded by the coding sequence ATGCTGTTTGACACCCAACCCGAACCGAAGGTGCCCTCAGCGCCGCAGTATGTGTGGGAGCTGGTGAACCGCTCTCCGCTGCGGTCGCTGTGGAACCTGGAAGGCATCAGTCTGCGCGTGGTGCTGCGGCGCACCACAAAGTCCTTCCTCAAGGACGACCTGCTGGGCCGTTCCGCGCAGCTTGCCTACTACTTCCTGTTCGCTCTTTTTCCCGCTCTTATCGCGGCCAGCTCTGTTCTTGGCATCGCGGCAAAATCGGCAACCGGCTTCTACCTAGACATCCTGCAGTACGTGGCCAAGGTGCTTCCGCCAGAGGCCTTCAGCCTGGTACTGGAGACCTTTAACCAGACCGCTGCACATTCCACCAAGGGCAAGATCACCATTGGCCTGCTGGCCGCACTGTGGACCGCGTCGGTCGGTGTCTCCGCCCTGCAGGACGCGTTGAACTCGGTATACAACATCCAGGAATCGCGCTCTTACCTGCAGGCGCGGCTTTCGGCCGTGGTGCTGACGGTGGTTATCTCCATCATCCTGACCTTCGCCCTGTCGTCTCTTTTCGGCGGCGACCTGCTCGGCAACTGGCTGACAGCCACTCTTGGCTGGCCACACCTGCTGGGCTGGATCGCGCGGGTGCTTGGCTACTCGGTTGGCGGCCTGTTCCTTGCGCTCACCATCGCGCTCCTCTATTACTTTGCACCAAACTTCAAGGTGCGCACCTGGCGGTGGTTGACTCCTGGCGGAGCCCTAGGGATCAGCTGCTGGCTGCTGGCCTCCATCGCCCTTCGAACCTACCTGCACTTTTTCAACACTTATTCGCTCACCTACGGGTCACTGGGTGCAGTCATCATTCTGCTGATCTGGTTCTATCTCACCGCGCTCACCATTCTGCTGGGAGCGGAGTTCAACTCCGAACTCGAGGCGGCCATCGCCGAGCGGCGCTACACCACGGGCAGCTATCACAGCGGCCAGAGCCGCCACCTCACGCCCTAG
- a CDS encoding DinB family protein, protein MSNEALLVATAIAHWKLIISRIEISITRLSDEQLLQQIAPGKNRVVYLVGHLAAVHDRLFPLLGIGERLHPELDEPYLNQPDRTVPDLLTPAELREVFKKVNAALAEAFDKLTPDEWLQPHTAVSADDFAKDPLRNRLAVLLSRASHAAFHTGQAILVK, encoded by the coding sequence ATGTCGAACGAAGCCCTGCTTGTCGCTACCGCCATCGCCCACTGGAAACTGATCATCAGCCGGATTGAGATTTCGATCACCAGGCTCAGTGATGAACAGTTGCTGCAGCAGATTGCCCCTGGAAAGAACCGTGTGGTCTACCTGGTAGGCCATCTGGCAGCTGTGCATGACCGCCTGTTTCCCCTGCTGGGGATCGGTGAACGGCTTCACCCGGAGCTGGATGAGCCTTATCTGAACCAGCCTGACCGCACCGTACCAGACCTGCTGACGCCTGCCGAACTGCGCGAGGTCTTCAAAAAAGTGAATGCCGCGCTCGCAGAGGCGTTCGACAAGCTGACGCCGGACGAATGGTTGCAGCCTCACACCGCGGTTTCTGCCGACGACTTTGCAAAGGATCCGCTGCGCAACCGGTTGGCTGTCCTGCTCAGCCGCGCCAGCCATGCCGCCTTTCACACCGGACAAGCCATTCTCGTAAAGTAA
- a CDS encoding glycosyltransferase family 4 protein, whose protein sequence is MSSSHSPMPLEGGALPLPTRIALIGNHLPRQCGIATFTTDLSDAITREYPGLGTFVIPVNDPDSAYLYPDRVRLEIFQEDESSYERAAEFLNFHGNDLVCLQHEYGIYGGVAGRYILTLLRKLKMPLVTTLHTVLREPDDEQRAVLDEIVFLSDRVIVMSEYAAGLLRAVYGVPAEKIDLIPHGVPDLPFSDPNYFKDMFGTEGKQVLLTFGLLSPNKGIENVIRALPEILKTNRDVIYVVCGATHPHVLKSAGERYRNSLQRLAEELGVSSHVVFNNRFVSSEELFEQIGSADIYITPYRQEAQVVSGTLAIALGAGKAVISTPYWHARELLAEDRGLLVPFDDHQAIAEAVIDLLRDDAVRHAMRKRAYLYSRRTTWQKTAQAYVECFQHARIERMLRPRPALPDLFAVKTINQVPDFNSGHLQTMTDDTGILQHAIFSLPNYSEGYTTDDNARALIVAMRLNSSPLTRCESYSALARRYLAFLWLAFNEQSGRFRNFLSYGREWLEDVGSEDSHGRSLWALGIVLASTEDAGFRLAAGRLFEAASATALSFTSPRAWAFSILGMQGYLDKFPGDRHVQSYRNELANRLLTIYEATRSGEWHWFEKTLAYSNARLPQALLVAGSSSGNQRMVDAGLESLRWLLSEQHHGGETTFVPIGSRGFAFAAGMKARFDQQPVEACGAVSSCLLAYQMTGQPHWLEEAQSAFRWFLGENDLQVPLYDSSTGGCRDGLHPDRVNENQGAESTLSFLMALLDMQDFQVTTCSKTQLEMSVSR, encoded by the coding sequence ATGAGTTCCTCGCATTCTCCAATGCCGCTGGAAGGCGGAGCGCTGCCCCTGCCTACGCGTATCGCGTTGATCGGGAACCATCTACCGCGTCAGTGTGGCATCGCAACATTCACGACGGATCTCAGCGATGCGATCACGCGGGAATACCCGGGCCTGGGGACTTTTGTCATTCCTGTGAATGATCCGGACTCTGCTTACCTGTATCCGGATCGTGTGCGGCTGGAGATCTTCCAGGAGGACGAGTCTTCCTATGAGCGTGCCGCGGAGTTTCTCAACTTCCACGGAAATGACCTGGTTTGTTTGCAGCATGAGTACGGCATCTATGGAGGCGTGGCAGGCCGGTACATACTCACGCTTCTGCGAAAGCTGAAAATGCCCTTGGTGACGACACTTCATACGGTTCTTCGCGAGCCGGACGATGAGCAACGTGCAGTTCTCGATGAGATTGTCTTTCTCTCGGACCGCGTGATCGTGATGAGCGAGTACGCCGCCGGTTTATTGCGCGCTGTCTATGGTGTGCCGGCAGAGAAGATTGACCTTATCCCTCATGGAGTGCCGGATCTTCCATTTTCAGATCCGAATTATTTCAAGGATATGTTCGGGACCGAGGGCAAGCAGGTTCTGCTCACATTTGGTCTGCTTTCGCCGAACAAGGGCATTGAGAATGTCATCCGTGCGCTTCCTGAAATTCTTAAAACGAATCGCGACGTAATTTACGTCGTCTGCGGCGCGACGCATCCGCATGTCTTGAAATCTGCGGGAGAGCGCTATCGGAATAGTTTGCAGCGGCTGGCGGAAGAGCTCGGAGTCTCTTCTCACGTTGTCTTCAACAATCGTTTTGTCAGCTCAGAGGAACTTTTCGAACAGATCGGCTCTGCGGATATCTACATCACGCCTTACCGCCAGGAAGCGCAGGTCGTTTCTGGAACACTCGCAATTGCGCTGGGGGCGGGGAAGGCGGTTATCTCCACTCCGTATTGGCATGCCAGGGAGTTGTTAGCAGAAGACCGCGGCCTGCTGGTTCCGTTCGACGATCACCAAGCCATAGCGGAGGCAGTGATCGATTTGTTGCGGGATGATGCGGTGCGTCATGCGATGCGCAAACGTGCGTATCTGTACTCTCGACGGACGACATGGCAAAAGACGGCCCAGGCCTACGTGGAGTGCTTTCAGCATGCTCGTATCGAGCGCATGCTGCGGCCACGCCCTGCGCTGCCAGATCTATTCGCTGTGAAGACGATCAACCAGGTTCCTGACTTCAATAGCGGCCATCTGCAAACCATGACCGACGATACCGGCATATTGCAGCATGCCATCTTCTCGCTCCCTAACTACAGCGAGGGCTACACCACAGATGACAATGCACGGGCACTGATTGTTGCAATGCGCCTCAACAGCTCACCGCTTACCCGTTGTGAAAGCTATAGCGCTTTGGCGCGACGGTACCTTGCCTTTCTGTGGCTTGCTTTCAACGAGCAAAGCGGCCGGTTCAGAAATTTTCTGAGCTATGGCAGAGAGTGGTTGGAAGACGTTGGCTCTGAAGATAGTCACGGCCGGTCATTATGGGCGCTGGGCATTGTGCTTGCGAGTACCGAGGATGCCGGGTTCCGATTGGCGGCAGGCCGCCTTTTTGAAGCGGCATCGGCGACGGCGCTCTCGTTTACAAGCCCTCGTGCGTGGGCGTTCTCCATACTTGGTATGCAGGGCTATCTGGATAAGTTTCCAGGTGACCGTCATGTGCAGAGCTACCGCAATGAGCTTGCCAATCGTTTGCTGACGATTTATGAAGCTACTCGTTCCGGGGAGTGGCACTGGTTTGAAAAGACCCTGGCCTATTCCAATGCCAGGCTTCCCCAGGCGTTGCTTGTCGCGGGATCAAGCAGTGGCAACCAAAGAATGGTGGATGCTGGTCTTGAGTCTCTGCGGTGGCTGCTTTCGGAACAGCATCACGGCGGCGAAACGACTTTTGTTCCCATTGGATCGCGTGGGTTTGCGTTTGCTGCTGGGATGAAGGCGCGTTTTGACCAACAACCGGTGGAAGCATGTGGTGCGGTTTCTTCATGCTTGCTTGCCTACCAGATGACGGGTCAGCCGCACTGGCTTGAGGAAGCGCAGTCTGCCTTCCGCTGGTTCCTGGGAGAGAACGATCTTCAGGTCCCCCTTTACGACTCCTCGACCGGCGGCTGCCGCGATGGACTGCATCCGGATCGGGTCAACGAAAATCAGGGCGCTGAATCGACACTGTCCTTCCTGATGGCTCTTCTCGACATGCAGGACTTTCAAGTAACAACCTGTTCCAAAACACAACTAGAAATGAGTGTTTCCCGTTGA
- a CDS encoding type II secretion system protein GspD produces the protein MTPLRSAVAAVLFAGSAWLHISAQTQPKPVSAKQARQADDAYLAGARALDRDDLPAAEKAFAKAFRLNPAKPEYAAALLTAREHHVSSLVQQSARAGLSGNLTDAARLLEQARALAPDNPIVTQHFATTSTAPRVDPVPNLSTDLQQLAGPIVVAHRPGLVNLHLRGGAREAYQAIANQTGLHVIFGNGVGSEQTKIDLDGLTYERSLEIVGQLFHTFVTPIDEHTLLIAADTLENHDQYEHLYQETVYLAGLTNEQMTELGNVVRQVFDIRQATVQVNSGNLVVRAPEQSINAMNAILSDLLDGGSEVVFDLKIYALDTSRTRNVGIVLPTQINAYNLLSQAQSLISSNQSLIDQLYAAGIFNSSTTQTQIALYLLAAGVANSSLITNSFLILGGGLTTTVLSAGVTPVLNLSFTSSDSRALDDVMMRVHDRETATFRAGTRYPIATSLYSDLTSSSTASSLLAQYLGTNSSTTSLLSSAIPQIQYEDLGLTFKAVPTIQRTGEVHVKMDLKIEALAGSSLNGIPVLASRQYASDVTTHDGDTIMVVSAMSDQESSAVSGLPGLSQIPGFGGTTNKQTSRGKSDLIILLTPHIVRNHRKGNAGPQIPFQVSNN, from the coding sequence ATGACACCTCTTCGCAGTGCCGTGGCCGCAGTTCTGTTTGCGGGCTCGGCCTGGCTGCATATCAGCGCACAGACGCAGCCAAAGCCAGTCTCTGCCAAACAGGCCCGCCAGGCGGATGATGCCTATCTGGCGGGCGCGCGCGCCCTGGATCGCGATGACCTTCCAGCGGCAGAGAAGGCCTTCGCCAAGGCTTTCCGGCTGAACCCGGCAAAACCGGAGTACGCCGCCGCCCTGCTGACCGCCCGCGAACACCATGTCAGCAGCCTGGTGCAGCAGTCGGCGAGGGCGGGACTTTCCGGAAACCTGACCGATGCCGCACGGTTGCTGGAACAGGCGCGCGCGCTTGCGCCGGACAACCCGATTGTCACGCAGCATTTCGCCACCACCAGCACAGCGCCGCGTGTTGACCCCGTCCCAAATCTGTCTACCGACCTGCAACAGCTTGCCGGCCCCATCGTTGTGGCTCACCGGCCGGGTCTGGTGAATCTGCACCTGCGTGGCGGCGCCCGCGAAGCCTACCAAGCCATTGCAAACCAGACCGGGCTGCACGTTATCTTCGGCAATGGCGTGGGCAGTGAGCAGACCAAGATCGATCTCGATGGCCTGACCTACGAACGAAGCCTTGAGATCGTCGGCCAGCTCTTCCATACCTTCGTCACACCAATCGACGAGCACACCCTCCTCATTGCGGCGGACACGCTGGAGAACCACGACCAGTATGAGCATCTGTACCAGGAAACGGTTTATCTCGCCGGCCTGACCAATGAGCAGATGACTGAGCTGGGCAACGTGGTACGGCAGGTCTTCGATATCCGTCAGGCCACCGTCCAGGTCAACTCCGGTAACCTCGTCGTGCGCGCTCCCGAGCAATCCATCAACGCGATGAATGCCATTCTGAGCGATCTGCTGGATGGCGGCAGCGAAGTAGTCTTCGATCTGAAGATCTATGCGCTGGACACCTCGCGCACGCGCAATGTGGGCATTGTGCTGCCGACACAGATCAACGCCTACAACCTGCTGTCGCAGGCGCAAAGCCTTATCTCGTCCAACCAGAGCCTGATTGACCAGCTCTATGCCGCGGGCATCTTTAACTCATCAACCACGCAGACACAGATTGCCTTGTACCTGCTGGCCGCGGGCGTTGCCAACTCAAGCCTGATCACAAACTCGTTTCTAATCCTCGGCGGCGGCCTGACAACCACCGTACTCTCAGCCGGAGTTACGCCGGTTCTCAACCTCAGCTTCACCTCTTCAGATTCGCGCGCGCTGGACGATGTAATGATGCGCGTCCACGATCGTGAGACAGCTACCTTCCGCGCCGGCACACGGTACCCCATTGCCACCTCGCTGTACTCTGACCTCACGAGTTCGTCGACAGCCTCTTCCCTGCTGGCGCAGTATCTGGGCACCAACTCCTCCACAACCAGCCTCCTGAGCAGCGCGATTCCTCAGATCCAGTATGAAGACCTTGGACTGACCTTCAAGGCCGTGCCGACCATCCAGAGAACGGGAGAGGTCCACGTCAAGATGGACCTGAAGATTGAGGCACTGGCCGGCAGTTCGCTCAACGGCATCCCGGTGCTTGCAAGCCGCCAGTATGCCTCGGATGTAACGACGCATGATGGCGACACCATCATGGTGGTCTCCGCCATGTCCGATCAGGAGTCTTCCGCAGTCAGCGGTTTACCCGGATTGAGCCAGATTCCCGGCTTTGGGGGAACCACGAATAAACAGACCTCGCGTGGCAAGAGCGACCTCATTATCTTGTTGACTCCGCATATCGTTCGCAACCATCGCAAAGGAAACGCCGGACCTCAGATTCCGTTCCAGGTTTCCAACAACTAA
- a CDS encoding helix-turn-helix domain-containing protein — MKRELETLVAQMHNAGISYNDAVREFKKRYILEVLARHRGNQCKAAEELGMHRNTLSRTLTELNMDSHAIRNGLRRPVRSERGVERPAFNVIAGAR, encoded by the coding sequence ATGAAGCGAGAACTTGAAACTCTGGTCGCGCAGATGCACAACGCTGGAATTAGCTATAACGACGCTGTGCGGGAGTTCAAGAAGCGCTACATCCTGGAAGTGCTGGCACGTCACCGTGGCAACCAGTGCAAGGCCGCGGAAGAGCTGGGCATGCACCGCAATACCCTGTCCCGCACGTTGACCGAACTGAACATGGATTCGCATGCTATCCGCAACGGCCTGCGCCGCCCGGTACGGAGCGAGCGCGGCGTAGAGCGTCCCGCGTTCAATGTGATTGCCGGCGCACGCTAG
- a CDS encoding Crp/Fnr family transcriptional regulator, with translation MNRRTNRLLQSLPDVYRKALIASMEEVDLPVSRILYEAGKTPKYAHFVLSGAVSVVGSLKTGDGVEVFSVGREGLVEATHLLGIGNSSTRAFVQVKGSAARIPLAELQRHFQDYQPLRSVILSYVQSRTFILEQLSACNRHHEVEPRIVRWLLMMQDRIESNAFPITQEFLAELLGTRRTTVSRAAKRLQGTGLIHYSRGNMRIVNRRGLEQSACECYAITKRLAATSNVP, from the coding sequence GTGAACCGCCGAACCAACCGTCTGTTGCAGAGTCTGCCTGACGTCTATCGCAAGGCTCTGATCGCCAGCATGGAAGAGGTCGATCTGCCTGTCTCTCGCATTCTCTATGAGGCTGGTAAAACGCCGAAATATGCTCATTTTGTCCTGTCTGGAGCTGTCTCTGTGGTCGGTTCCCTCAAGACAGGCGACGGTGTAGAGGTCTTTTCTGTCGGACGTGAAGGACTTGTCGAAGCGACTCATCTTCTCGGAATCGGCAATTCGTCCACGCGGGCGTTCGTTCAGGTGAAAGGCAGTGCAGCACGTATCCCGCTTGCGGAGCTCCAGCGCCACTTCCAGGACTATCAGCCGCTGCGCTCCGTCATCCTCTCCTATGTGCAATCTCGAACATTCATTCTCGAACAGTTGTCAGCCTGCAATCGGCATCATGAGGTAGAACCCCGCATCGTCCGCTGGCTCTTGATGATGCAGGATCGGATCGAATCGAATGCCTTTCCGATCACACAGGAATTCCTGGCGGAACTTCTGGGAACGCGCCGGACAACGGTCAGCCGTGCGGCAAAGCGCCTGCAAGGTACAGGGCTTATTCATTACAGTCGAGGCAATATGCGCATTGTGAATCGCAGGGGGCTCGAACAGTCCGCGTGTGAGTGCTATGCCATTACAAAACGGCTGGCTGCGACAAGCAACGTCCCGTAG